The DNA window ACCATCGACTTCTGTGCTGCTGGACATGATGCTGGAATCCATGTAAGCAGCCAGACCCTCCATCTTCGCCACTGAGGCCCGATGATTGATGCGCGGTGCCTGAGTTGTgctattattgttgttatttatgATGTTGCCATTGCTCGGCGACTGGGTGTTGGACTTCTTGCGGCGCATCACCTTTCCAGCGGGCAACTCCTCCCGGACGATGCCCTCGCCTTCAAGCAGCTCCTCGGAACTGTGGCCCACCTCGTCGGAGGACCTGTTGCCGTTCTGATTGTCTGTGGCAAGCTCTGTTTGTGGTTCGGGTTGCGGCTCAGCTTCCTCCTCCAGCTCCGTTTGACGGGAGAGCTGATGCGGCTCCTTGATCAAGTCcacattgttgttgttattctTTGGCAGCTGTTCGCGCTCATCCTCGTCGCTTTGTGCGTTTTCCCTGGACTCCAGCTGCTCCAACGGATGCGTGAAGGTCTCCTGCAGCTTAGTGGCCTGCTGCTCCGGTTTCTCCTGTGCTTTGGCTTTGGGCATGTCCTTGAGGAAGGGGTTGACTCGTGCCTGTCGGTTCGGGGGCGAATTCGAGTTGACGCGATCGAAGTCTAAGGGGTaaagaaacattagttttgTTAGAACAACTAGCAATCGGTAACATCCCACCTGGCGTTTCATCAATGCTCATGGAACGCATTGAAGCAATGTCCTCGTTGCTCAGATTATTGCAGGATACCGCCTGAGAGCCGTAGCCACTGCTGGTGGAGGAGCTCATGCTCAGCGTGGCCAGGCCGGTCAGGTGCTTCATGTTCGCGTTGGCACTGGACGTGTAGCTCAAGTAGCTCTGGTTCGAATGGCTGCTCACATCCATGAACGAGTCCATGGTCTTGGAAGCCGTGAGTCGGGAACGCGAGGCCAAGCTACGGTTCTGCTGCCGCTCCTGCTCGTACTCAGCGGTGTACTCCGAGTCGCTGTAGCTGTCCTCCGGCTCTTCGTCCAGCGACCTGTGTCCACCCAGCGGCTCCTCGTGCAACGTGGTCATGCGCATGCCCAGCAGCTTACTGGTAGCTGGCGAAGCTGTGGAAACATCAGAATGTCAGGGTCAGTATATGGATTCCTCGCAGGTAAAACTCTAAGCTTAGAGCTAGACAAACCACATACGTTTCGTTGGCGCAATTCTCAATGTGTTCAAGTTCAAATTGAGATTCAAAAATGTTGGACGCGCTGCATTCCACATTGGGGCGGGGAAGATAATGATTGTGAGTTATGTTAAGTTACAATGCAATTTACAGACTGTGATGAGTGATCAAACTAGCCGGGAAAGCGACTAGTTCGCAGGCCCAGCAACGCACTATAGTAACACCAATGGATAACGAAATAAAGGACTAGATTCTAGGATACATAATCGCTACAAATGCGCGGCTCGTGCTAAGAACTCGTGCTGTGTGCTTGGCTGCTGTGTGATTTGTGCACCGGATTGCATGGGTGGGTGGAATGGAGTGGCTTTGATGTACAGGTGATGAATGTACAACTGATCTCCACTGCGATGACTCGAATTTGGTTGGGTGATTGAGTCTCGGGTATGATTTGAAGACAGAGTTACCGGCAAACAGAACTAACACAAAACTACATATAAACACTTCTAAATGTGGCACAAACCAATCCTCTTCGTCTGGGGTCATGGGCTAATGAGAGATGCGTGTCTGTAGATGAGCGGGTGTACGGATGGCGGGTTGTGAGAGACAGACAAACTTAAACTCAActaacaatcaatgcatagcAGTCGAGAATGCACTTTcggatttgatttgatttggaCATAAGATTGGCCTTTACCTGACAGCAGAGATATCGAGCCTGTTGGCCGTGGAATTTCAGTGAGATTACGTTAGTTGAAACACAGAAAAGAGTTGGACAATGTGAGAAACCATGTAGTAAGTACGAGAAGCTGTGTGGGCTTGTAGGTTCGGTATGGCTTGGTTCATGTTTCGTGGATGCATGTCAATTTATATGATAAGCAATGGAATGTGGAACAGTCGTGTGCATCAAGACGAAGAATCGCTCGAGTCTTCAGATCGAGTAAATGCAGTTGCTCTCGCTAGTTGCTTGGTTGCTGCAGGTGTTGCATCgaagcaaagcaaacaaattagGTTTCGAAAGTCAAACTAAGCAATGCGACAGTTCACAGAATCGGAAACTATTGCCTTGGTGGTTGCTCTCGGGCATGAAGAAAGCGTAAGGTAACTAAAAGTTAGAAAGGGATTTATCTTGTTGTAAGTTTTAAGGGTTCCCCATATGTGAAGGAGTTTTTATGTTTCTACTTTAGAAAGGCCTGCGATTAGGCTCTATAGTTTATCACTCATATGTACTGTTGCCTTTTAATGAAAACCTAATTTTAATCAAAGTGGCGTTCATACTTATTTCTCTTTCCCTATTTGTAAAATAAGTTAACAAGGTTAGATATGGGaaagatatttaatttttatttagaacACTAGTCGAGTGCTTTTGAAGCTAACAACCAAATGtatgaaatttaaaagtgagaataaaattatattttttggaccTCCCTAAGCTTCACTATGTATTACTACaactaaaaaagttatttacgATTTTGGTGTATTCTATAGGAGTTCCAAAACTCAAAACAAAGATAAATCCCATGATCTCAAACATGGCTTCAACTAGGTTGTATAACTTGTTTCCTGCGCATAAGCATATGCAGAATTACTTAGTTAAGTATATAGTGTATTGAAAAACTCGGTTATTTGGATTATAGTTTCAATATGTTGCTCAAACATAAATGGTGAGTATATAGAAGAAAAATGTTGGGTTTAGGGAATCGCTAGGATCAACTGAATACCCACCAATGCCGAAGGCTTTTCCGGGAGAGTCATCGCTGCTACCCTTGCCGCCAAAGCTGTGGCGATTCCGGATGACCCCGCCTGCCGCTGCAGGACTGTGACCTGCTGGAGAAATAGAAGCATTAGTTGGGATTGGATTGGAATCCCACAGCATAACTCACCTGGGGTAAACTTGCTGCCCAGCGCACTGTTATTGAGATCAGCAAAGGACTCGGATCGTCCCACGTTCAGCAGCGACTCCATCGATGCATCGAAGCGCATAATCTGCGTAAGTTTACTTATGAGTTGCTTGCATCATAAATTTCGTACGaacgttttgtttttaaggAACAAATGTTATTCAAAAggatgaaataaaaatggtcgaattaaaaacaaaaaataaatgaacggaaaaataacaaaaacaacgaATCAACGTTTACGGATAAGGCGAACTGAAGGGCGCACACAAACGGTTTTCAAGATAGTTAGTAGTAGAATAGTCAAGAGGGAACTTAAGAAAACTCCAACTACTAAGCTTAATGTACAGTGCTCGGCACAGGAAACAGGAAATAGATTACAGAGTACAGAACACAGAATACAGGAAACAGAAAACCCGAAACGGAAAAGAGGATACTAGTTACTTACACTCCCGGTATTGGTGGTGTCTTTGACCGCCTATGTGCGCAGTGAGAAGCGTTTTGGGGCAACACACACACGTACACAGCATAAACATAAAGACAGGATAATACCAATacgcacagacacacacacacagagaggGGAATTCAAAATTGCAGGAGGTGCGCCCCGAATTTCGGATTTGATTTGgttaattttgcatttttatcgGTGGTTAAACACAAATTTTGTTGGGGGTTAGTTTGGTGAAAGCGCATAGAAAAAAGTGTGAGAAGAGAAAGAATTGGCGTTTAGTCAGATGTTCTTGGTTAATTTTGCTCGAGTGTGTTAGGTGAGTAGTAAGTGGAAGCACATAAttcagcggcggcggcggcagcgacgAATTGTGTAAGcggcgcagcggcagcagcagctcgatAGGATGAGCGGGACGGGGTCTCCAATTGGCAATCGTCCTTACCTGCGAGAAGTTTGGCACACTGACGGTCTTGCGCATGCTCAGCGGCTGTCCGTGGGCCGTCTCCAGCTCCTTGACCGCCACGTTCTGCCGCAGGCGGTCCAGGGTCAGTATGCTCTCCACCGCCGAAACGCCCCGCGTGTATTTCTCTGAGGGATCGAGAGATCGGGTCAGCAAGTGGTTCTAAACGGCCCTATCCCAAGTGACTCACCTATGTAGGTTTCGCCGTCGCTCGCCGAGCAATCGTCTCCGCTGGCCGCCAACTGGGCCAGCGACTCGCgatcctccagctcctcggAGGCCTTTGGAATGTTGGAGACCACCTCGTAGGTGACGCCGCTCTGCCAAATAGCGTTCTCGCCCCGCACAAGTCGGAATTTCTTTAGCCGATCGGTCAGCGTTTGGCCCTTCTTGATGTTTATGCTCAGACGCTTCCGCAGCACGAGATCCATGGGAGCTGGATGCGACAGGCGCACCGTGGTGCGCAGAATGAGATAGACGCGCTCGTTGGCCTCAGTGACGCGGTTCAGGGCCTGGCTGTCGTGCATTGAGGAGTCCCAGCTAGCCACACAGCACACATCCTTGTCCAAGTGCTGCAGGATTTGCAGGGTGTAGAACTTATGTCCATGCTCCTTGGACAGAATGGAATTGATGCCCGCTACCGAGAGCTCGTCGTTTGTGTTCTGTGCCGACAGATCGTCGCCGTTCAGGTTGAGGAAGAGGACGGGCACATGGGGCTCCATGCCCGAAGGTGGTTCCCACGAGGCGGGAGCTCCGGGAATACCTGATCCAGGAGCCGGCACCAGCACCGCGTTGCGCTCCTCCGTCAGCGAAACCCACTGATGCACCAGGCTCAGCTCGCGCTCCCGTTCCTGCTCGTTCTTCTCTTCCTTTTTAATAAGCATTTGGATCTGCTGGTCCAGGTACTGACGCCTTCGTCCCAATGCCTCGCTCCACTTTTCGCGCAGCACGGTCAGATCCTCCTCCTGGTAAGAGTCCAGTGGTCGCTGCAACCGGGACCGCACCGTCACACTGCCAATGGCAACGTTCACAATCGACTGGCAGATGATGGGCAGGGTGCCGGAGTTCTGTACCGGCTTCACCCGCACATTCACTCGCCGCTGCTGACCCTGGCGCAACTGGTAGATGCCGCCGGTCAGGACCTCGTTGCGATTGGTCACCTCCACGGGCGAGTACTCGCCGTTGTCGTTAAGCTCGTGGATCTCGACCCAAAGCTCGATCTTGCGCGACAGCTCCGCCCAGCGGTCGACCAGCGAACGGGCCttggcctgctgctgctccactTCCCAGCCTTTTGTCTTCGAGAACCCGGCACTGCGATGGCCCCACACTTCGATGGACAGGGCTCCCTCGATGCAGTGCTCCAAGAACTCCTCGTTTATGGTAACCGTAAAGTCCTGCGTGTGCTCGAACTTGAAGACCATGTTCTGATCGTGGGCCGTTGACTCGGCATTAATGACCGGCACAACCATCTCTTGGTGACCCCAGAAGGTGTACTGGCAGAACACGAAGTTGGAGAGCGACAATGGCAGCCCACTGGCGCACTTGATGGTCACACGGCAGGTAATCTGATTGGATGTGGGATCCACTGGATCGTCGTACTCGTCCCGCGAATCGCCGGAGGACTCTGAGACCGACTCGCACATGCGATCTTGCGGCATCTGCCCGGCAATCCGCTCGATCTCCACCTGCAGACGACCCGCCACCTCGCCCTGCTGGCTGATGATGGGCGTGTGGTAGTCCAGCTTGACGTCGTGGAAGAGAACCTCCAGAAATATATTGGCCACGCCAATGAGATTGTGGTTCTCCTGCGACTCGTAGAACGGATCCTGCGGCTTGGAGCTGTCCTCGTCCTGTGGAAATCCGAGATCAGTTAGCTTTGGCTAGGAACGTCCCAAACAATACTAGCTACAACATAGTTTAGACGTGTGTGGTGTTCATGTTTTGGGGTGGTGGGGGTGTGGTGTCTTAATTACCTTGTCGTCGTACTCGTCGTCTGAGAATGGCTCTATAAGGGGCTGTAGTCAGGGGTTAATTGAATGCGTGTGTGAATCAATACAATTATAAATGGTTAGTACGCAGCACAATGCCAACAGGTGGAAGAAAAAGGAATCGAATCTGTGATAACATACCAATCCGTTGAGCACGCGCTCCTTGTGCTCCTGGTACATCTCGCGCATGTCGATCAGCTTGTTCTCCAACTTTTCCATTGTCCAGATCTGGCTGCCGGAGTTTGTGCGCTTCACCAGAATGGCGGGTTCGCTGACGAAGGCGCCACGCCGCCTATTGGGACTCAGATTGGCCGGCGGAATCTGCAGGGTGACGGAGAACTTGGTCTTCTTCTCCATCTCCTCTGCCAGGAAGTTGGCCTCCTGTACCAGAGAATTCGCACGCATAATATCCGTCTTCAGCTGGCCCAAGCTGCGCCGGAACATCTCATCGCGTTCCTGGAGAGAGCAACAAAAGTGTATTGAAAATTAAGCAACAGATGACCATCGACCTCCGCTTACCTGCGCCCACTTTTCCACCCGCATCTGCGAAGTGGGAGTATTCGGGGTGATCTTGCCCATGCGCAGTGGATCGTACGGCGCATAGGGAGCATATGGTGTACTGGGCGACAGAATGTTGCGCAGCTGTTGGAACTGACGCTCGTACTCCTGCCGCTGCTTCTCTAGCGCCACCTGCTTATCTTCCTCGTGCTGACGTTCCAGGCGAGCAATGGCCGTCTGGATAGGGTCGTTGCTCAGCTCGTTCTGCATAATCTCATCGCGTGCGAAATTGTAATCAATCAGCTGCGCCGGAGTCTGGGGCTCTGAGGCACACATGCTGGTATTGTTGCTCTTCGGTGAGTTGACCCGGAAGAAGTGGTGGTTGCCCCACAGGATACGGTCGCCGTTCTGCAGCGGCGTCTTCTCCACAGCTGCTGAGCCGTTGACAAAGCAACGTGCTCCCTGCACAGGCTCCATGTACAGCCCACTGTCTTCGATGGTGATCACACAGTGCTCGGGCTGGATGCCCAGGCCGGAGAGTTGAATATCAGGCTGCTGGCCACTGATGCTGCGTCCGCCGATCAGCGTACGTTCCTAAAAATGAAGGGGATTAAAAATCTGATTTTTTTCTGCATTTGCAGACTCACCTTCAGGTAGTAGACCAGCAGTTCATTGAGGGACGGATCGGCATTTAAATTGACCAAGTAGTACTTGTTCTTCTCCACCTTGATGCCACTGGCCTGCACGCTAATGCCCATCTTCTCGAGCGCCTGCTGGCGTTCGTTCTGAATGCGTTCTGTCTTCACCAGCTTCTCCTCCCAGGTCTGCGAGATCTGCTTCATCAGGTTTTCGCTCTCGGTCAGCTTGTCCTGCACATCGCCCACCGGTGACCCAGTGGCATGCTTCAGCATGCTTCGGAGCGTCTCCACCTCGTGACGCAGCTCACGAATGATGCGGGCATTGGGATCTTCGTTGACCACAGCATGGTTGACAATACGCTTGGCTCGATCTGCGTAACGTAGCGTGGACAGCGTCTCCTCGTAGTTGTCCGCCGAGGGCGAAATTGTGGCCACCATCACTGTCCTGGAGTTGCCGCCCAGATTGTCCTTCAGCAGCCACGTAAGCACGGAGTCGCGGTAGGGTACGAATTTGTCGTTGCCGCTCTTCTTGCCGTTGGACTGATCGGCCAGCTTGGAGATGACCAGGCCCAGCGTGGTCAGAGATCTAAAATAGGCACAAGATTAGTTCAGAATCTTAATTAGATTGACTTTCAACTAATGCAGGTCGCTGTGATGCGGGTTACTCAATGTTAAATGCCATCATTGAATTCAAATGCATCACAAATGACCTGCATGGCCGTTGGAAGCCAATACAAACCAAGATTATTGACTAATTTTCACCCACTTGTTGATGTTGGAGCCTTCCTTGAGACGATCGCCAACGGCTCCCGTTTTAACGGCCCGCTCGGAGCCAGCCAAATCGACCAGGGACATGCGGGACACCTTCTCGCCGCTGACGCCCGTCGCCTGATCCGTGAGTATCTGAGTGAGGACCACCGAGAAGACGGCGTGGGAGCGCGAGGACTCGGCGTTCATGTTCGTGGCGGCCACCGTGCGCGACTTGTTGCCCTCGGTCATGAGGTTGTCGATGTCCTGGTAGGATGTCACGGCCAGCTGCGACAGGCCGTCCACGTACGGACCCATGACATTGTGCTCGCGCACCTTCAGCGACT is part of the Drosophila biarmipes strain raj3 chromosome 2R, RU_DBia_V1.1, whole genome shotgun sequence genome and encodes:
- the LOC108030063 gene encoding kinesin-like protein KIF13B isoform X5, encoding MSSDKIKVAVRVRPFNRREIELGTKCIVEMEKQQTILQNPPPLEKIERKQPKTFAFDHCFYSLNPEDNNFASQETVFDAVGRGILDNAFQGYNACIFAYGQTGSGKSYTMMGSQESKGIIPRLCDLLFSAIANKSTPELMYKVEVSYMEIYNEKVHDLLDPKPNKQSLKVREHNVMGPYVDGLSQLAVTSYQDIDNLMTEGNKSRTVAATNMNAESSRSHAVFSVVLTQILTDQATGVSGEKVSRMSLVDLAGSERAVKTGAVGDRLKEGSNINKSLTTLGLVISKLADQSNGKKSGNDKFVPYRDSVLTWLLKDNLGGNSRTVMVATISPSADNYEETLSTLRYADRAKRIVNHAVVNEDPNARIIRELRHEVETLRSMLKHATGSPVGDVQDKLTESENLMKQISQTWEEKLVKTERIQNERQQALEKMGISVQASGIKVEKNKYYLVNLNADPSLNELLVYYLKERTLIGGRSISGQQPDIQLSGLGIQPEHCVITIEDSGLYMEPVQGARCFVNGSAAVEKTPLQNGDRILWGNHHFFRVNSPKSNNTSMCASEPQTPAQLIDYNFARDEIMQNELSNDPIQTAIARLERQHEEDKQVALEKQRQEYERQFQQLRNILSPSTPYAPYAPYDPLRMGKITPNTPTSQMRVEKWAQERDEMFRRSLGQLKTDIMRANSLVQEANFLAEEMEKKTKFSVTLQIPPANLSPNRRRGAFVSEPAILVKRTNSGSQIWTMEKLENKLIDMREMYQEHKERVLNGLPLIEPFSDDEYDDKDEDSSKPQDPFYESQENHNLIGVANIFLEVLFHDVKLDYHTPIISQQGEVAGRLQVEIERIAGQMPQDRMCESVSESSGDSRDEYDDPVDPTSNQITCRVTIKCASGLPLSLSNFVFCQYTFWGHQEMVVPVINAESTAHDQNMVFKFEHTQDFTVTINEEFLEHCIEGALSIEVWGHRSAGFSKTKGWEVEQQQAKARSLVDRWAELSRKIELWVEIHELNDNGEYSPVEVTNRNEVLTGGIYQLRQGQQRRVNVRVKPVQNSGTLPIICQSIVNVAIGSVTVRSRLQRPLDSYQEEDLTVLREKWSEALGRRRQYLDQQIQMLIKKEEKNEQERERELSLVHQWVSLTEERNAVLVPAPGSGIPGAPASWEPPSGMEPHVPVLFLNLNGDDLSAQNTNDELSVAGINSILSKEHGHKFYTLQILQHLDKDVCCVASWDSSMHDSQALNRVTEANERVYLILRTTVRLSHPAPMDLVLRKRLSINIKKGQTLTDRLKKFRLVRGENAIWQSGVTYEVVSNIPKASEELEDRESLAQLAASGDDCSASDGETYIEKYTRGVSAVESILTLDRLRQNVAVKELETAHGQPLSMRKTVSVPNFSQAVKDTTNTGSIMRFDASMESLLNVGRSESFADLNNSALGSKFTPGHSPAAAGGVIRNRHSFGGKGSSDDSPGKAFGIARPTFLNLNLNLNTLRIAPTKPSPATSKLLGMRMTTLHEEPLGGHRSLDEEPEDSYSDSEYTAEYEQERQQNRSLASRSRLTASKTMDSFMDVSSHSNQSYLSYTSSANANMKHLTGLATLSMSSSTSSGYGSQAVSCNNLSNEDIASMRSMSIDETPDFDRVNSNSPPNRQARVNPFLKDMPKAKAQEKPEQQATKLQETFTHPLEQLESRENAQSDEDEREQLPKNNNNNVDLIKEPHQLSRQTELEEEAEPQPEPQTELATDNQNGNRSSDEVGHSSEELLEGEGIVREELPAGKVMRRKKSNTQSPSNGNIINNNNNSTTQAPRINHRASVAKMEGLAAYMDSSIMSSSTEVDDESKDVELILPDWIVVGESVLIRPYNTSGVIRFVGTTEFQPGAWIGVELDTPTGKNDGSVKGIQYFQCKPKHGMFVRSDKLMLDKRGKAMRAYKAAEKSNSISKEMSTSMTGSMTGSMTRSKSRGDSLNLSARK
- the LOC108030063 gene encoding kinesin-like protein KIF13A isoform X2: MSSDKIKVAVRVRPFNRREIELGTKCIVEMEKQQTILQNPPPLEKIERKQPKTFAFDHCFYSLNPEDNNFASQETVFDAVGRGILDNAFQGYNACIFAYGQTGSGKSYTMMGSQESKGIIPRLCDLLFSAIANKSTPELMYKVEVSYMEIYNEKVHDLLDPKPNKQSLKVREHNVMGPYVDGLSQLAVTSYQDIDNLMTEGNKSRTVAATNMNAESSRSHAVFSVVLTQILTDQATGVSGEKVSRMSLVDLAGSERAVKTGAVGDRLKEGSNINKSLTTLGLVISKLADQSNGKKSGNDKFVPYRDSVLTWLLKDNLGGNSRTVMVATISPSADNYEETLSTLRYADRAKRIVNHAVVNEDPNARIIRELRHEVETLRSMLKHATGSPVGDVQDKLTESENLMKQISQTWEEKLVKTERIQNERQQALEKMGISVQASGIKVEKNKYYLVNLNADPSLNELLVYYLKERTLIGGRSISGQQPDIQLSGLGIQPEHCVITIEDSGLYMEPVQGARCFVNGSAAVEKTPLQNGDRILWGNHHFFRVNSPKSNNTSMCASEPQTPAQLIDYNFARDEIMQNELSNDPIQTAIARLERQHEEDKQVALEKQRQEYERQFQQLRNILSPSTPYAPYAPYDPLRMGKITPNTPTSQMRVEKWAQERDEMFRRSLGQLKTDIMRANSLVQEANFLAEEMEKKTKFSVTLQIPPANLSPNRRRGAFVSEPAILVKRTNSGSQIWTMEKLENKLIDMREMYQEHKERVLNGLPLIEPFSDDEYDDKDEDSSKPQDPFYESQENHNLIGVANIFLEVLFHDVKLDYHTPIISQQGEVAGRLQVEIERIAGQMPQDRMCESVSESSGDSRDEYDDPVDPTSNQITCRVTIKCASGLPLSLSNFVFCQYTFWGHQEMVVPVINAESTAHDQNMVFKFEHTQDFTVTINEEFLEHCIEGALSIEVWGHRSAGFSKTKGWEVEQQQAKARSLVDRWAELSRKIELWVEIHELNDNGEYSPVEVTNRNEVLTGGIYQLRQGQQRRVNVRVKPVQNSGTLPIICQSIVNVAIGSVTVRSRLQRPLDSYQEEDLTVLREKWSEALGRRRQYLDQQIQMLIKKEEKNEQERERELSLVHQWVSLTEERNAVLVPAPGSGIPGAPASWEPPSGMEPHVPVLFLNLNGDDLSAQNTNDELSVAGINSILSKEHGHKFYTLQILQHLDKDVCCVASWDSSMHDSQALNRVTEANERVYLILRTTVRLSHPAPMDLVLRKRLSINIKKGQTLTDRLKKFRLVRGENAIWQSGVTYEVVSNIPKASEELEDRESLAQLAASGDDCSASDGETYIEKYTRGVSAVESILTLDRLRQNVAVKELETAHGQPLSMRKTVSVPNFSQAVKDTTNTGSIMRFDASMESLLNVGRSESFADLNNSALGSKFTPGHSPAAAGGVIRNRHSFGGKGSSDDSPGKAFGIGSISLLSARPTFLNLNLNLNTLRIAPTKPSPATSKLLGMRMTTLHEEPLGGHRSLDEEPEDSYSDSEYTAEYEQERQQNRSLASRSRLTASKTMDSFMDVSSHSNQSYLSYTSSANANMKHLTGLATLSMSSSTSSGYGSQAVSCNNLSNEDIASMRSMSIDETPDFDRVNSNSPPNRQARVNPFLKDMPKAKAQEKPEQQATKLQETFTHPLEQLESRENAQSDEDEREQLPKNNNNNVDLIKEPHQLSRQTELEEEAEPQPEPQTELATDNQNGNRSSDEVGHSSEELLEGEGIVREELPAGKVMRRKKSNTQSPSNGNIINNNNNSTTQAPRINHRASVAKMEGLAAYMDSSIMSSSTEVDDESKDVELILPDWIVVGESVLIRPYNTSGVIRFVGTTEFQPGAWIGVELDTPTGKNDGSVKGIQYFQCKPKHGMFVRSDKLMLDKRGKAMRAYKAAEKSNSISKEMSTSMTGSMTGSMTRSKSRGDSLNLSARK
- the LOC108030063 gene encoding kinesin-like protein KIF13A isoform X4, with the protein product MSSDKIKVAVRVRPFNRREIELGTKCIVEMEKQQTILQNPPPLEKIERKQPKTFAFDHCFYSLNPEDNNFASQETVFDAVGRGILDNAFQGYNACIFAYGQTGSGKSYTMMGSQESKGIIPRLCDLLFSAIANKSTPELMYKVEVSYMEIYNEKVHDLLDPKPNKQSLKVREHNVMGPYVDGLSQLAVTSYQDIDNLMTEGNKSRTVAATNMNAESSRSHAVFSVVLTQILTDQATGVSGEKVSRMSLVDLAGSERAVKTGAVGDRLKEGSNINKSLTTLGLVISKLADQSNGKKSGNDKFVPYRDSVLTWLLKDNLGGNSRTVMVATISPSADNYEETLSTLRYADRAKRIVNHAVVNEDPNARIIRELRHEVETLRSMLKHATGSPVGDVQDKLTESENLMKQISQTWEEKLVKTERIQNERQQALEKMGISVQASGIKVEKNKYYLVNLNADPSLNELLVYYLKERTLIGGRSISGQQPDIQLSGLGIQPEHCVITIEDSGLYMEPVQGARCFVNGSAAVEKTPLQNGDRILWGNHHFFRVNSPKSNNTSMCASEPQTPAQLIDYNFARDEIMQNELSNDPIQTAIARLERQHEEDKQVALEKQRQEYERQFQQLRNILSPSTPYAPYAPYDPLRMGKITPNTPTSQMRVEKWAQERDEMFRRSLGQLKTDIMRANSLVQEANFLAEEMEKKTKFSVTLQIPPANLSPNRRRGAFVSEPAILVKRTNSGSQIWTMEKLENKLIDMREMYQEHKERVLNGLPLIEPFSDDEYDDKDEDSSKPQDPFYESQENHNLIGVANIFLEVLFHDVKLDYHTPIISQQGEVAGRLQVEIERIAGQMPQDRMCESVSESSGDSRDEYDDPVDPTSNQITCRVTIKCASGLPLSLSNFVFCQYTFWGHQEMVVPVINAESTAHDQNMVFKFEHTQDFTVTINEEFLEHCIEGALSIEVWGHRSAGFSKTKGWEVEQQQAKARSLVDRWAELSRKIELWVEIHELNDNGEYSPVEVTNRNEVLTGGIYQLRQGQQRRVNVRVKPVQNSGTLPIICQSIVNVAIGSVTVRSRLQRPLDSYQEEDLTVLREKWSEALGRRRQYLDQQIQMLIKKEEKNEQERERELSLVHQWVSLTEERNAVLVPAPGSGIPGAPASWEPPSGMEPHVPVLFLNLNGDDLSAQNTNDELSVAGINSILSKEHGHKFYTLQILQHLDKDVCCVASWDSSMHDSQALNRVTEANERVYLILRTTVRLSHPAPMDLVLRKRLSINIKKGQTLTDRLKKFRLVRGENAIWQSGVTYEVVSNIPKASEELEDRESLAQLAASGDDCSASDGETYIEKYTRGVSAVESILTLDRLRQNVAVKELETAHGQPLSMRKTVSVPNFSQAVKDTTNTGSIMRFDASMESLLNVGRSESFADLNNSALGSKFTPAGHSPAAAGGVIRNRHSFGGKGSSDDSPGKAFGIARPTFLNLNLNLNTLRIAPTKPSPATSKLLGMRMTTLHEEPLGGHRSLDEEPEDSYSDSEYTAEYEQERQQNRSLASRSRLTASKTMDSFMDVSSHSNQSYLSYTSSANANMKHLTGLATLSMSSSTSSGYGSQAVSCNNLSNEDIASMRSMSIDETPDFDRVNSNSPPNRQARVNPFLKDMPKAKAQEKPEQQATKLQETFTHPLEQLESRENAQSDEDEREQLPKNNNNNVDLIKEPHQLSRQTELEEEAEPQPEPQTELATDNQNGNRSSDEVGHSSEELLEGEGIVREELPAGKVMRRKKSNTQSPSNGNIINNNNNSTTQAPRINHRASVAKMEGLAAYMDSSIMSSSTEVDDESKDVELILPDWIVVGESVLIRPYNTSGVIRFVGTTEFQPGAWIGVELDTPTGKNDGSVKGIQYFQCKPKHGMFVRSDKLMLDKRGKAMRAYKAAEKSNSISKEMSTSMTGSMTGSMTRSKSRGDSLNLSARK